The following nucleotide sequence is from Gordonia jinghuaiqii.
CCCGGGCGGGTGAAGTCCCGCGGACCCGACGCGGCGGCGGCGAGCATCCGCAGGGTGTGCGCCCGATCGGCCGCCGAGATCCCCGTCGTGACGCCCTCGGCCGCATCGACGGTCACGGTGTACGCCGTACCTTTGGGGTCTTCGTTGTCGATCACCATCGCAGGCAACTCGAGCATGTCGGCCCGCTCGCCGGTCATCGGCGCACACAACAACCCCGAGGTGTTCCGCACGGTCCATGCCGTCCACTCGGTGGTGACGCGGTCGGCCGCCAGGATGACGTCGCCCTCGTTCTCGCGGTCGGCGGCGTCGGTCACCAGGACCGGTCGTCCCGCACGCAGCGCATCGATTGCGTTCTCGACGGCGTTCATCAGATCTCCTCGACGTAGAGCGAATCGTGCTCGCGTGGCTCACCACGCGCTGTACGCCATTCGACAACGTCTCCATGTCGGAGGCGAAACCCGCTCGTGGCAGGTGAATTTCGCCGCTCACCGATCCTGACGCCGCAGGTCAGCAGCCGCGGAGCGGCGAAACACGCCGGACGCGATCATCCCCGAACGTCAATCCGCCGATCGGTCGAAGCCGGCATCGTCCGCCGGGGCCGGACTGTCCACGTGTCATACACGTGCTCTCGGCTCCACTACACTTCGGTCATGTCCGACGCGAACACGGCGCTGCCCGGTCTACCCGCCCGCCTCGAGGCGGTGTGGTTGCAGTCCGCGCAGGCGGGCTCACCGATGCCCGGAGAACCAGCGCTCGCCGAGCGCCTCGCCGCGTCGCGTCCGGCGGTCCGCGAAGCCCTCGTCCGACTCGAGGAACGCGGATACATCCGGCGGCGCAAGGGCGCGGACACGATCATCAATCGACGGTTGCTCGACGTGTCTGCGCGCATCGACGAACAGGTGGACCGGAGCGAGCTCATCGCGTCGACGGGACGACGCGCGTCGATGGTCGTGGTGGAATCCAGGCTGGACGTCCCCACATCCGAAGAGAGAACGCAGTACGAGCTCGAACCCGATTCCCGACTGCTCCGAACGACCAAGGTCTGGTTCGCCGACGACGAGCCGGTGATCCGGGCCAACGACTCGATCGTCCTTCCCCCCGGCGCCGCAGCCCAGATCGACGCCACCAGGCCCGTGTTCGACATCGCGGCCGATGTCGGCGTCGGCCCGACCGAGTGGGAAATCGTGTATCCCTCCGCGACGGCGACATCACCACGCGACGCCCGTCTGCTGGACCTCCCCGAGGGACATCCGGCCCTCACCATGGAAGTGGTGGGTGTCGCGCGTTCGGGCCGGACCGCCTACTGGGCGTCGGAACTCCACTCCACGCACAACTTTCAGCACACGATGATCCGACTGGTGCGGCGGTGACCAGAACGCTTGCGCCCCGAACTACGAGCCGATCAGCACCGGTTCGAGTTCGGGCCACACCTCGCCGGCGAACAGTTCCATCGACCGCCGCGTACAAGTCGCAGGCAGGCCGGGGAACTGGACCAGCAGGTCGAGCCGATCGACCCCGGTGACATCGATGTACTCGCGCAACTGTTCGGCGACCTGCGCAGGCGTCCCGAGTATGACGTTCGCCTGTCGCAGCCGTTCGTCGACAGTGCTCGGCGTCTCCGGTATATGCCCGGCGGCCACTGCTTCACGGGTGTACCGGTGGTCGGGGCCGGTGAAGATCGCGCCGTACATGTCGAACGCCTCCTCGAACTCGGCCCACGCCCGATCCCACGACTCCGCGATGTGCACAGCCCGGACACCGCGCACCGTGCCGGTGCCGCCGGCCGACCGGAATCGACGGATGTGTTCAGCTTGTGACAGTGCGTTCTCGGCCTGGCCCACCACGTAATTCAGTCCGTGCCGGGCGGCGTCGTCGATCGAGTCGTCGTCGCGACAAGCCGCCCACAGGTTGGCGCGCACGCGAGCTCCGTCGTCGAAGGTCAGCGTCGGCAGTTCGTCGTCGGTCGCACGGTCGAGAAGGCGAAGAATGTGGTCCACACGTTGTCGGTAGACCTTCTGACGCTCGAGACGCTGTTCGCCGGAGTACCCGGTGCCCTGACCGATCCCGAAGT
It contains:
- a CDS encoding LLM class flavin-dependent oxidoreductase; the encoded protein is MTGSRVLPVGLLYQMWETPAVSTAALVERALDDFAHAEALGFDAVWVGEHHFVDKDRDFYGRIAHPEMLLAKAAAEIPRVRFGTGVKVLPDISATRAAEEMCMLDLLSGGRADFGIGQGTGYSGEQRLERQKVYRQRVDHILRLLDRATDDELPTLTFDDGARVRANLWAACRDDDSIDDAARHGLNYVVGQAENALSQAEHIRRFRSAGGTGTVRGVRAVHIAESWDRAWAEFEEAFDMYGAIFTGPDHRYTREAVAAGHIPETPSTVDERLRQANVILGTPAQVAEQLREYIDVTGVDRLDLLVQFPGLPATCTRRSMELFAGEVWPELEPVLIGS
- a CDS encoding GntR family transcriptional regulator, with amino-acid sequence MSDANTALPGLPARLEAVWLQSAQAGSPMPGEPALAERLAASRPAVREALVRLEERGYIRRRKGADTIINRRLLDVSARIDEQVDRSELIASTGRRASMVVVESRLDVPTSEERTQYELEPDSRLLRTTKVWFADDEPVIRANDSIVLPPGAAAQIDATRPVFDIAADVGVGPTEWEIVYPSATATSPRDARLLDLPEGHPALTMEVVGVARSGRTAYWASELHSTHNFQHTMIRLVRR